A genomic window from Streptomyces broussonetiae includes:
- a CDS encoding RNA polymerase sigma factor has product MSASTSRTLPPEIAESVSVMALIERGKAEGQIAGDDVRRAFEADQIPATQWKNVLRSLNQILEEEGVTLMVSAAEPKRTRKSVAAKSPAKRTATKTVAAKTVTTRKATATTAAPAAPAAQVAADSAEEAAPAKKVAAKKTTAKKAVAKKAVAKKAAAKKTTAKKDDVELLEDEVLEDTKVADEPEGAESAGFVLSDEDEDDAPAQQVAAAGATADPVKDYLKQIGKVPLLNAEQEVELAKRIEAGLFAEDKLANADKLAPKLKRELEIIAEDGRRAKNHLLEANLRLVVSLAKRYTGRGMLFLDLIQEGNLGLIRAVEKFDYTKGYKFSTYATWWIRQAITRAMADQARTIRIPVHMVEVINKLARVQRQMLQDLGREPTPEELAKELDMTPEKVIEVQKYGREPISLHTPLGEDGDSEFGDLIEDSEAVVPADAVSFTLLQEQLHSVLDTLSEREAGVVSMRFGLTDGQPKTLDEIGKVYGVTRERIRQIESKTMSKLRHPSRSQVLRDYLD; this is encoded by the coding sequence GTGTCGGCCAGCACATCCCGTACGCTCCCGCCGGAGATCGCCGAGTCCGTCTCTGTCATGGCGCTCATTGAGCGGGGAAAGGCTGAGGGGCAGATCGCCGGCGACGATGTGCGTCGGGCCTTCGAAGCTGACCAGATTCCGGCCACTCAGTGGAAGAACGTACTGCGCAGCCTCAACCAGATTCTTGAGGAAGAGGGTGTGACGCTGATGGTCAGTGCCGCAGAGCCCAAGCGCACCCGCAAGAGCGTCGCAGCGAAGAGCCCGGCCAAGCGCACCGCCACCAAGACGGTTGCGGCGAAGACGGTGACGACCAGGAAGGCCACCGCCACCACGGCCGCCCCCGCGGCGCCTGCTGCCCAGGTCGCAGCCGATTCCGCAGAGGAAGCCGCACCCGCCAAGAAGGTCGCCGCCAAGAAGACGACTGCCAAGAAGGCGGTCGCCAAGAAGGCCGTCGCGAAGAAGGCGGCCGCCAAGAAGACCACGGCCAAGAAGGACGACGTCGAGCTTCTCGAGGACGAGGTTCTCGAGGACACCAAGGTCGCCGACGAGCCCGAGGGTGCCGAGAGCGCCGGCTTCGTCCTGTCCGACGAGGACGAGGACGACGCGCCCGCGCAGCAGGTCGCTGCGGCCGGCGCCACTGCCGACCCGGTCAAGGACTACCTGAAGCAGATCGGCAAGGTTCCCCTGCTCAACGCCGAGCAGGAGGTCGAGCTGGCCAAGCGCATCGAGGCGGGTCTGTTCGCCGAGGACAAGCTGGCCAACGCCGACAAGCTCGCGCCGAAGCTCAAGCGCGAGCTGGAGATCATCGCCGAGGACGGTCGCCGCGCCAAGAACCACCTCCTGGAGGCCAACCTCCGTCTGGTGGTCTCCCTGGCCAAGCGCTACACCGGCCGCGGCATGCTCTTCCTGGACCTCATCCAGGAGGGCAACCTCGGTCTGATCCGCGCCGTCGAGAAGTTCGACTACACCAAGGGCTACAAGTTCTCCACGTACGCCACCTGGTGGATCCGTCAGGCCATCACTCGCGCCATGGCCGACCAGGCCCGCACCATCCGTATCCCGGTGCACATGGTCGAGGTCATCAACAAACTCGCGCGCGTGCAGCGCCAGATGCTCCAGGACCTGGGCCGCGAGCCCACCCCGGAGGAGCTGGCCAAGGAGCTCGACATGACCCCGGAGAAGGTCATCGAGGTCCAGAAGTACGGCCGCGAGCCCATCTCGCTGCACACCCCGCTGGGCGAGGACGGCGACAGCGAGTTCGGTGACCTCATCGAGGACTCCGAGGCCGTCGTCCCCGCCGACGCCGTCAGCTTCACGCTCCTGCAGGAGCAGCTGCACTCCGTTCTGGACACCCTGTCCGAGCGCGAGGCCGGCGTCGTCTCCATGCGGTTCGGCCTCACCGACGGTCAGCCGAAGACCCTCGACGAGATCGGCAAGGTGTACGGCGTGACGCGTGAGCGCATCCGCCAGATCGAGTCCAAGACCATGTCGAAGCTGCGCCACCCGTCGCGTTCGCAGGTGCTGCGCGACTACCTCGACTAG